The Ensifer adhaerens genome contains a region encoding:
- a CDS encoding extracellular solute-binding protein — translation MYEKEKDLISAFLRGEVDRRGMLKGLGAAGLAAGTAGTLFNMMSTQALAADFDWKAHSGKKLKLLLNKHPYADAMIANLQAFKDLTGIDVTYDVFPEDVYFDKVTAALSSGSAEYDAFMTGAYMTWTYGPAGWIADLNEWIKDPAKTNPNYNWDDFLAGVKNSCAWNGQPGGALGSEDAKQWCIPWAFEQNNITYNREMFDKAGVELPKNLDDMITVAAKLQKDIGGIYGIGVRGSRSWATIHPGFLSGYANFNQKDLNVSADGKLSAAMGTAESKAYHAKFVQMIQESGPKDWSTYTWYQVGTDLGAGASAMIFDADCLGYFMNGGDNKMAGKLGYAAFAANPEATASTPNIWIWSLAMSNFSKDKDATWYFLQWASGPEHALFGATKMDFVDPVRQSIWKDEIFREKLNGKYPGYVEMFDASAAGASIKFTPQPLFFDVTTEWASTLQKMVAKQVPVDEGLDQLVESINRQLQEAGLG, via the coding sequence ATGTACGAGAAGGAGAAGGACCTCATCAGCGCATTCCTGCGTGGGGAGGTGGACCGCCGCGGCATGCTCAAGGGATTGGGGGCTGCAGGCCTGGCAGCCGGCACGGCCGGCACGTTGTTCAACATGATGTCGACGCAGGCGCTCGCCGCCGATTTCGACTGGAAGGCGCATTCGGGCAAGAAGCTGAAGCTACTTTTGAACAAGCACCCTTACGCCGATGCGATGATCGCCAACCTGCAGGCCTTCAAGGACCTGACCGGCATCGACGTTACCTATGACGTGTTTCCGGAAGACGTCTATTTCGACAAGGTGACGGCGGCGTTGTCTTCGGGCTCGGCAGAATACGATGCCTTCATGACCGGCGCCTACATGACCTGGACCTATGGACCGGCCGGCTGGATCGCCGACCTCAACGAATGGATCAAGGATCCGGCCAAGACCAACCCCAACTACAACTGGGACGATTTCCTCGCAGGCGTGAAGAATTCCTGCGCCTGGAACGGCCAGCCGGGCGGGGCGCTCGGCTCGGAAGACGCCAAGCAGTGGTGCATTCCGTGGGCGTTCGAGCAGAACAACATCACCTATAACCGCGAGATGTTCGACAAGGCCGGCGTCGAGCTGCCGAAGAACCTCGACGACATGATCACGGTGGCGGCCAAGCTGCAGAAGGACATCGGTGGCATCTACGGCATCGGCGTTCGCGGTTCGCGCTCCTGGGCGACGATCCATCCGGGCTTCCTGTCGGGTTATGCCAACTTCAACCAGAAGGACCTGAACGTCTCGGCCGACGGCAAGCTGTCAGCGGCGATGGGCACGGCGGAATCCAAGGCCTACCACGCCAAGTTCGTGCAGATGATCCAGGAAAGCGGTCCGAAGGACTGGTCGACCTACACCTGGTATCAGGTCGGCACCGACCTTGGCGCCGGCGCTTCGGCGATGATCTTCGACGCCGATTGCCTCGGCTACTTCATGAACGGTGGCGACAACAAGATGGCCGGCAAGCTCGGCTATGCCGCCTTCGCCGCCAACCCGGAAGCCACTGCCTCGACGCCGAACATCTGGATCTGGTCGCTCGCCATGTCCAACTTCTCCAAGGACAAGGACGCCACCTGGTACTTCCTGCAATGGGCTTCCGGTCCGGAGCATGCGCTGTTCGGCGCCACCAAGATGGACTTCGTCGATCCGGTTCGCCAGTCGATCTGGAAGGACGAGATCTTCCGCGAGAAGCTCAACGGCAAGTATCCGGGTTACGTCGAAATGTTCGACGCCTCGGCCGCCGGCGCCTCCATCAAGTTCACGCCGCAGCCGCTGTTCTTCGACGTGACCACCGAATGGGCGTCGACGCTGCAGAAGATGGTCGCCAAGCAGGTGCCGGTCGATGAGGGTCTCGACCAGCTCGTGGAAAGCATCAACCGCCAGCTCCAAGAGGCGGGTCTCGGCTGA
- a CDS encoding 2-hydroxyacid dehydrogenase has protein sequence MKKIAIIGDRFMLPDVFRDKIVEATGNGHDIRTLELPWPDVPMEHGYAVEGMDGLKEYLGKPEDIIDFIGDAEILVTQLAPLSRGMLQALPGLRLVAVSRGGPVNIDMGAARDAGVRVVNTPGRNANAVAEFTLGAILAETRLIRTGHEALRKGEWRGDLYRADRTGRELCEMTVGVIGYGNIGTKVVRLLRAFGTKVVVHDPYVQLSADDLNAGVEQVSLDTLLSRSDVVTLHPRVTEETRNMMNAETFARMKPGAIFVNTARGPLCDYDALYENLVSGHLSAAMLETFAIEPVPKDWPLLQLANVTLTPHIAGASVRTVTFAAEMAAEEVRRYIAGLPPVNPC, from the coding sequence ATGAAGAAGATAGCCATTATCGGCGACCGGTTCATGCTGCCGGACGTGTTTCGCGACAAGATCGTCGAGGCGACCGGCAACGGCCATGACATCCGCACGCTCGAACTGCCCTGGCCGGATGTGCCGATGGAGCACGGCTATGCCGTCGAGGGCATGGACGGGCTCAAGGAATATCTCGGCAAGCCGGAGGACATTATCGACTTCATCGGTGACGCCGAGATCCTGGTGACGCAGCTGGCGCCTCTGTCGCGCGGAATGCTTCAGGCACTGCCCGGCTTGAGGCTCGTCGCCGTCTCGCGCGGCGGTCCTGTCAACATCGACATGGGGGCCGCACGCGATGCCGGCGTTCGCGTCGTCAACACGCCCGGCCGCAATGCCAACGCCGTTGCCGAGTTCACGCTTGGTGCCATTCTCGCCGAAACGCGGCTGATCCGCACCGGCCACGAAGCCTTGCGCAAGGGCGAGTGGCGGGGCGATCTCTACCGCGCCGATCGCACCGGTCGCGAGCTCTGCGAAATGACCGTCGGCGTCATCGGCTACGGCAATATCGGGACCAAGGTGGTGCGCCTTTTGCGCGCCTTCGGCACCAAGGTGGTGGTGCACGATCCCTATGTGCAGCTCTCGGCCGATGATCTGAACGCCGGCGTCGAGCAGGTGTCGCTCGACACGCTTCTCTCCCGTTCCGATGTCGTGACCCTGCATCCGCGCGTCACGGAGGAGACGCGCAACATGATGAACGCCGAGACCTTCGCCAGGATGAAGCCGGGCGCGATCTTCGTGAACACGGCGCGCGGTCCGCTCTGCGACTACGACGCCCTTTATGAGAACCTGGTGAGCGGCCATCTGTCGGCGGCGATGCTCGAAACCTTCGCGATCGAGCCGGTGCCGAAAGACTGGCCGCTGCTGCAACTGGCGAATGTGACGCTGACGCCGCATATTGCCGGCGCCTCGGTACGCACCGTCACCTTCGCCGCCGAAATGGCGGCCGAGGAAGTCCGCCGCTACATCGCCGGTCTGCCGCCGGTCAATCCGTGCTGA
- a CDS encoding helix-turn-helix transcriptional regulator: MDDDAVGSTYRRLMSTLMTFDYVVVFAYRGKERPIDLYSTFNAKDHVLFVSLYQAGPYLLDPFYHAAIKSEPGVWRMRELAPDRFFSSEYYRTYYVQTGLAEEVGFFVPIDEQITVVLSLMRREATGTFSATEFALLKKVEPLVSGLVRHHWADLGRRFDAALAKTGRSRRKATHPPADGVWQHLNLTDREASIIELVLQGHSSESIGLRLGISTGTVKVHRRNVYRKLGISSQTQLLSLYLRNLGQ, translated from the coding sequence ATGGACGACGATGCTGTCGGCTCCACCTATCGGCGGCTGATGTCGACGCTGATGACCTTCGACTACGTGGTTGTCTTTGCCTATCGCGGCAAGGAACGCCCGATCGACCTCTACAGCACCTTCAACGCCAAGGATCACGTGCTCTTCGTCAGCCTCTATCAGGCTGGACCGTACCTGCTCGACCCGTTCTACCACGCGGCGATCAAGAGTGAGCCCGGCGTCTGGCGGATGCGGGAGCTGGCGCCCGACCGGTTCTTCTCCTCGGAATATTATCGCACCTATTATGTGCAGACGGGGCTTGCCGAAGAGGTCGGCTTCTTCGTGCCGATCGACGAGCAGATCACCGTCGTGCTTTCGCTGATGCGGCGCGAGGCGACGGGGACTTTCAGCGCGACGGAGTTCGCGCTGTTGAAAAAGGTGGAGCCGCTGGTCTCCGGCCTGGTGCGCCATCACTGGGCCGATCTCGGCCGCCGGTTCGATGCGGCGCTGGCGAAAACCGGGCGCAGCAGGCGCAAGGCGACGCACCCGCCGGCCGACGGCGTCTGGCAGCATCTCAATCTGACGGACCGCGAAGCCTCGATCATCGAACTGGTGCTGCAGGGCCATTCGTCAGAATCGATCGGCCTCAGGCTCGGCATCTCCACCGGCACGGTGAAGGTTCATCGCCGCAACGTCTATCGCAAGCTCGGCATCTCCTCGCAGACCCAGCTTCTGTCGCTCTATCTGAGAAATCTCGGGCAATAA
- a CDS encoding FGGY-family carbohydrate kinase has translation MRDILIGIDAGTSVIKSVAFDLTGRQIATAALPNAYEAVGRAGSVQDLDRTWADAATTLKQLSDKIENLAGRVAAIAVTGQGDGTWMIDKAGVPVGKGWLWLDARAGETVERLRADSGDIARFESTGSGLAACQQGPQLRWMRDHAPEMLSGVATTFHCKDWLYFKLTGKRATDPSEANFSFGNFRSRSYSDDVIRFLGLEKLKHVLPEIVDGAATHHPLSAEAAGITGLTEGTPIVLGYVDVVCTALGAGLYDPGTDTGCSIIGSTGMHMRLANGADDVRLNRDLTGYTMCMPIPGAYAQMQSNMAATLNIDWILSLASGLLKGMGVEKSKSELLAFVDGWLADAKDTPLIFQPYISEAGERGPFVDATARASFVGLSITHGFPDMVKAVFDGLAMAARDCYAEMGPLPGRIRLTGGAARSASLRRILGAALGASVQTSEREEAGAAGAAMIAAVSLGIYPSMADCLGDWVTPYQRPAEAADPALARRYNELFPTYQQSRTALRPVWHALSQGAAAGTQQETSK, from the coding sequence ATGCGGGACATCCTCATCGGCATCGATGCGGGGACGTCGGTCATCAAGTCGGTGGCCTTCGATCTCACCGGCCGGCAGATCGCCACGGCGGCACTACCGAACGCCTATGAGGCCGTAGGCCGCGCCGGCAGCGTGCAGGACCTCGACCGCACCTGGGCCGACGCGGCAACGACGCTGAAGCAGCTCTCCGACAAGATCGAGAACCTCGCCGGCCGTGTCGCTGCGATCGCCGTGACCGGTCAGGGCGACGGCACATGGATGATCGACAAGGCCGGCGTGCCGGTCGGCAAGGGCTGGCTGTGGCTCGACGCGCGCGCCGGCGAGACCGTCGAGCGGCTGCGCGCCGACAGCGGCGATATCGCCCGCTTCGAAAGCACCGGCTCGGGCCTTGCCGCCTGCCAGCAGGGGCCGCAGCTTCGCTGGATGCGCGACCATGCGCCCGAGATGCTCTCAGGCGTCGCCACCACCTTCCACTGCAAGGACTGGCTCTATTTCAAGCTGACGGGCAAACGCGCCACCGATCCCTCCGAGGCGAATTTCAGTTTCGGCAATTTCCGCAGCCGCAGCTATAGCGACGATGTCATCCGCTTTCTCGGCCTTGAAAAGCTGAAGCATGTGCTGCCCGAGATCGTCGACGGAGCGGCGACCCATCATCCGCTGTCGGCGGAAGCGGCCGGGATCACCGGGCTCACCGAGGGCACGCCCATCGTGCTCGGCTACGTCGATGTCGTCTGCACAGCCCTTGGCGCCGGGCTCTACGATCCGGGCACCGATACCGGCTGCTCGATCATCGGCTCGACCGGCATGCACATGCGGCTCGCCAATGGCGCCGACGATGTGCGGCTGAACCGGGACTTGACCGGCTACACCATGTGCATGCCGATCCCCGGCGCCTATGCGCAGATGCAGTCGAACATGGCCGCGACGCTCAATATCGACTGGATCCTCTCGCTGGCCTCAGGCCTCTTGAAGGGCATGGGGGTCGAGAAATCCAAGAGCGAGTTGCTCGCTTTTGTCGACGGCTGGCTGGCCGATGCCAAGGACACGCCATTGATCTTCCAGCCCTATATCTCGGAAGCCGGCGAGCGTGGCCCCTTCGTCGACGCGACGGCGCGGGCGTCCTTCGTCGGGCTGTCAATCACCCACGGCTTTCCCGACATGGTAAAGGCGGTGTTCGACGGGCTCGCCATGGCGGCGCGCGATTGCTACGCCGAGATGGGGCCGCTTCCAGGCCGCATCCGGCTGACGGGGGGAGCTGCCCGCAGCGCCTCGCTCCGCCGCATCCTCGGTGCTGCCCTTGGCGCCAGCGTCCAGACGAGCGAGCGGGAAGAGGCCGGTGCTGCCGGTGCCGCGATGATCGCCGCCGTCTCGCTCGGCATCTATCCCTCGATGGCCGATTGCCTCGGCGATTGGGTGACGCCCTATCAGCGCCCCGCGGAGGCCGCCGATCCGGCGCTTGCCCGCCGCTACAACGAACTCTTTCCCACCTACCAGCAGTCGCGCACAGCGCTCAGGCCCGTCTGGCACGCACTCTCCCAAGGTGCGGCCGCGGGAACTCAACAGGAAACATCGAAATGA
- a CDS encoding sugar-binding transcriptional regulator: MTIGGTGIRDDETSMATRAAWLHYAGGLTQAEVAKRLGLTSLKAHRLIMKANQEGLVKVYIDGEVSECVELEQALSARYGLDYCEVVPDFDSDDLPLKALGISGAQFLKREIERGETALVGVGHGRTLAACVEYLPRIASGNTRFVSLLGGLTRKFSANPHDVIHRLAERTGAEAYVMPVPFFANTVEDRDVLFSQRGVREVFDLAKTADLLMVGIGTVEREASLVSTGMIETSEIEDIQKGGAMGELLGHFFDRDGKPVETTLSDRTFTLSREDLKNRRTVAVAGGKIKVPAIRAVLASGQLSGLITDERTARALAADGA, from the coding sequence ATGACGATTGGCGGGACGGGCATTCGTGATGACGAAACCAGCATGGCGACACGGGCGGCGTGGCTGCACTATGCCGGCGGCCTGACCCAGGCGGAGGTCGCCAAGCGCCTGGGGCTCACCTCGCTCAAGGCCCACCGGCTGATCATGAAGGCCAACCAGGAAGGCCTGGTGAAGGTCTATATCGACGGCGAAGTCTCCGAATGCGTGGAGCTCGAACAGGCGCTTTCGGCGCGCTACGGCCTCGACTATTGCGAAGTGGTGCCGGACTTCGATTCCGATGACCTGCCGCTGAAGGCGCTTGGCATTTCCGGCGCACAGTTCCTGAAGCGTGAGATCGAGCGTGGCGAAACGGCGCTGGTCGGAGTCGGTCATGGCCGCACGCTTGCTGCTTGCGTCGAATATCTGCCGCGGATCGCCAGCGGCAACACCCGCTTCGTGTCGCTGCTCGGCGGGCTTACCCGCAAGTTCTCCGCCAACCCGCATGACGTGATCCACCGGCTCGCCGAGCGTACGGGGGCAGAGGCCTATGTCATGCCAGTGCCGTTCTTCGCCAACACGGTCGAGGATCGCGACGTGCTCTTCAGCCAGCGCGGCGTGCGCGAAGTCTTCGATCTCGCCAAGACAGCCGATCTCCTGATGGTCGGCATTGGCACCGTCGAGCGCGAGGCGTCGCTGGTTTCGACCGGCATGATCGAGACCAGCGAGATCGAGGACATCCAGAAGGGCGGGGCGATGGGAGAGTTGCTCGGCCACTTCTTCGACCGCGACGGCAAGCCGGTCGAGACGACGCTTTCCGACCGCACGTTTACGCTCAGCCGCGAGGACCTGAAGAACCGCCGCACGGTCGCTGTTGCCGGCGGCAAGATCAAGGTTCCGGCCATCCGGGCGGTGCTCGCCAGCGGGCAATTGAGCGGTCTCATCACCGACGAGAGGACTGCGAGGGCGCTGGCCGCCGACGGCGCATGA
- a CDS encoding carbohydrate ABC transporter permease, whose amino-acid sequence METMSPLERTLRGLALTLVVVFFMFPIFWIFLMSFQTNETILAIPPSVVFSPTLSNYAALITGKLQTAAGTLDIAFMRNLGNSIFLSVASVAVALVLGVPAAYAFARHKFKGSEDIAFTLLSFRFAPPLLVLLPLTQYFQWLGLSNTYFGLIWVYQLICLPLILWIVRGYFEDISADVEYAYRIAGHSWFATFRKIALPLAGPGIAAAGLLAFIFAWNNFVFALVLASADKQPVTVGALAFVTSSGIQYGQIAAAIVLSVTPTLALALYAQRYLVEGLSLGAVKG is encoded by the coding sequence ATGGAAACCATGTCTCCGCTCGAACGGACCTTGCGCGGTCTCGCCCTCACGCTCGTCGTCGTCTTCTTCATGTTCCCGATCTTCTGGATCTTCCTGATGTCGTTCCAGACGAACGAGACGATCCTCGCGATCCCGCCATCGGTCGTGTTCTCGCCGACGCTTTCCAACTATGCGGCGCTGATCACCGGCAAGCTGCAGACGGCGGCCGGAACGCTCGACATCGCCTTCATGCGCAATCTCGGCAACTCGATCTTCCTGTCGGTCGCCTCCGTCGCCGTGGCGCTGGTGCTCGGCGTGCCAGCGGCCTATGCCTTTGCCCGCCACAAGTTCAAAGGATCGGAAGACATCGCGTTCACGCTGCTGTCCTTCCGCTTCGCGCCGCCGCTGCTGGTGCTCCTGCCGCTGACGCAGTACTTCCAGTGGCTCGGGCTCTCCAACACTTACTTCGGCCTGATCTGGGTCTACCAGCTGATCTGCCTGCCGCTGATTCTCTGGATCGTGCGCGGCTACTTCGAGGACATCTCGGCCGACGTCGAATATGCCTATCGCATCGCCGGCCATTCCTGGTTTGCGACGTTCCGCAAGATCGCCCTGCCGCTTGCCGGACCGGGCATTGCCGCCGCCGGCCTGCTCGCCTTCATCTTCGCCTGGAACAACTTCGTCTTCGCGCTGGTGCTGGCATCTGCCGACAAGCAGCCGGTGACGGTCGGCGCGCTTGCCTTCGTCACCTCCTCGGGCATCCAATACGGACAGATCGCCGCGGCCATCGTGCTTTCGGTGACGCCGACGCTCGCACTTGCACTCTACGCCCAGCGCTACCTCGTCGAAGGCCTGTCGCTCGGCGCGGTGAAAGGGTAA
- a CDS encoding ABC transporter ATP-binding protein, translating to MTTLQLKNIVKRYKSQTVLDDLTLDVADGERLVLFGPSGAGKTVLLRLVAGVIEPDEGRVLIGGEDMTDVDAEHRGVGMAFQNFALFPHMSAFDNIASPLTATRSSKEKIAAGVQKVAKLLKIDHVLTHHPKALSNGQKQRTALARALVGSPPLLLLDDPLRNVDAKLRFEMRLELPRLLAAQGATVVYVTQDYKEAMALGDRIAVMASGRIRQIGTPQEIYNAPADIEIARLFGDPTINLLDVTPQRSGGDAFVELSNVRVRLGDYGADVVGSPCVIGLRPEAISFVDAAAPGAIPVTVEAETPLNEKTVTLALTARGREILVSRPAGTPGPTAGPAHIAVNGAQAFLFDKTSGALLPRADLAAKRNGEAA from the coding sequence ATGACCACGCTGCAACTGAAGAATATCGTCAAGCGCTACAAGAGCCAGACGGTTCTCGACGATCTTACGCTTGACGTCGCCGACGGTGAACGGCTGGTGCTCTTCGGCCCCTCCGGCGCCGGCAAGACCGTGCTGCTCCGGCTGGTTGCCGGCGTTATCGAGCCGGACGAGGGCAGGGTGCTGATCGGCGGCGAGGACATGACCGATGTCGATGCCGAACATCGCGGCGTCGGCATGGCATTCCAGAACTTCGCGCTCTTCCCGCACATGAGTGCCTTCGACAACATTGCAAGCCCGCTGACGGCGACGCGATCGTCGAAGGAGAAAATAGCGGCAGGCGTGCAGAAGGTCGCCAAGCTCTTAAAGATCGACCATGTGCTGACGCATCACCCGAAGGCACTGTCGAACGGTCAGAAGCAGCGCACGGCACTTGCCCGTGCGCTTGTCGGCTCGCCGCCGCTGCTTCTCCTCGATGATCCCTTGCGCAACGTCGACGCGAAGCTCCGCTTCGAGATGCGGCTGGAACTGCCGCGACTGCTCGCAGCGCAAGGCGCCACCGTCGTCTACGTCACCCAGGACTACAAGGAGGCGATGGCGCTCGGCGACCGGATCGCGGTCATGGCCTCAGGCCGCATCCGCCAGATCGGCACGCCGCAAGAGATCTACAACGCGCCCGCCGACATCGAGATCGCACGGCTCTTCGGCGATCCGACGATCAACCTGCTGGATGTCACGCCGCAGCGCAGCGGCGGAGACGCCTTCGTCGAGCTCTCGAATGTACGGGTGCGGCTCGGCGACTATGGCGCCGATGTCGTCGGCAGTCCGTGCGTTATCGGGCTCAGGCCGGAGGCGATCAGTTTCGTCGATGCGGCAGCACCTGGCGCCATTCCTGTGACGGTCGAGGCGGAAACGCCGCTCAACGAAAAGACCGTGACGCTGGCGCTGACGGCACGCGGCCGCGAAATCCTGGTGTCGCGTCCGGCCGGCACGCCTGGTCCGACCGCCGGACCTGCCCATATTGCCGTCAATGGCGCGCAGGCCTTTCTCTTCGACAAGACGAGCGGCGCTCTTTTGCCGCGCGCCGACCTTGCAGCCAAGCGTAATGGAGAAGCGGCATGA
- a CDS encoding carbohydrate ABC transporter permease: MASTETLKRPASGFRISRKMLPYVLSLPALLVCIGILIPFFTAVIYSFQRYRLSQPWARQFNWGENYLNFFTDPAFWNTLKVSLLYAGLTVTLELLLGLGIALLLQRRSAVNNFISIMLLLPLMIAPALAALMWKLMTNPSFGILSYLASLIGLHDFRWASSPDTALLTVVLVDIWVYTPFIMILLLAGLRSLPTQPFEAAALDGVPRSFVFFRITLPMLTPYILTATLFRLLDSIQQFDIIYAMTQGGPGNTLTVFQVEAYLNFFQSTNVGRSAALLIILWAITYTLSNVFIKNWLRLRERARGEA, encoded by the coding sequence ATGGCTTCAACAGAAACCCTCAAGAGACCAGCCTCCGGTTTCAGGATCAGCAGGAAGATGCTTCCCTATGTGCTGAGCCTGCCGGCGCTGCTCGTCTGCATCGGCATCCTCATCCCGTTCTTCACGGCGGTCATCTACTCCTTCCAGCGCTACCGGTTGAGCCAGCCCTGGGCGCGCCAGTTCAACTGGGGCGAAAACTACCTCAACTTCTTCACCGACCCGGCCTTCTGGAACACGCTGAAAGTGTCGCTGCTCTATGCCGGCCTCACCGTGACGCTGGAACTGCTGCTCGGTCTCGGCATCGCGCTGCTGCTGCAGCGGCGCTCCGCGGTCAACAACTTCATCTCGATCATGCTGCTTTTGCCGCTGATGATCGCGCCGGCGCTGGCCGCCTTGATGTGGAAGCTGATGACCAATCCGAGCTTCGGTATCCTCAGCTATCTCGCAAGCCTGATCGGACTGCATGATTTCCGCTGGGCGTCCTCGCCGGACACAGCGCTGCTCACCGTCGTGCTCGTCGACATCTGGGTCTATACGCCCTTCATCATGATCCTGCTGCTTGCGGGCTTGCGCTCGCTGCCGACGCAGCCCTTCGAGGCGGCCGCACTCGATGGCGTGCCGCGCAGCTTCGTCTTCTTCCGCATCACGCTTCCGATGCTCACACCTTACATCCTGACGGCAACGCTGTTCCGGTTGCTCGACAGTATCCAGCAGTTCGACATCATCTACGCGATGACCCAGGGCGGGCCCGGCAACACGCTCACCGTCTTCCAGGTCGAGGCCTATCTCAACTTCTTCCAGTCGACCAATGTCGGCCGGTCGGCGGCACTGCTGATCATCCTGTGGGCGATCACCTACACGCTGTCCAACGTCTTCATCAAGAACTGGCTGCGGCTGCGCGAACGCGCACGCGGCGAAGCGTAA
- a CDS encoding ABC transporter ATP-binding protein, with the protein MTDTALLIKDVDKFYGPVDFGVHAVKKLNMDVRKGEIIALLGSSGCGKTSTLRMIAGFEAVSRGTISLAGKEVQTLPPVRRNVAMAFEGYSLYPPLTVRENIAFALKASKLSQGVVDEKVASIAKLLEIEDILGRYPSSISGGQQQRASLGRALIRDANLHLLDEPMGQLEPQLRALLRGRIKHFIKERGLTAILVTHDQTEANALADRIAVMEGGVLQQFDTPQKIKERPANLFTGTFVGEPPMNVFEASVTGSDSKMAFGLKDGVRLEYAASDFSHAVRDELIKRQKVVLGIRPYSVRRSADGVTGRVAVNQWLGDQTHIAADFAGGTMVLVEHDRTELDVGQPIGIHLDPSSLHVFDGESGRAISHGQELA; encoded by the coding sequence ATGACCGACACCGCTCTTTTGATCAAGGACGTCGACAAGTTCTACGGCCCCGTCGACTTCGGCGTGCATGCCGTGAAGAAGCTGAACATGGATGTGCGAAAGGGCGAGATCATCGCTTTGCTCGGCTCCTCCGGATGCGGCAAGACTTCGACCTTGCGCATGATCGCCGGCTTCGAGGCGGTCTCGCGCGGAACGATCTCGCTTGCAGGCAAAGAGGTCCAGACGCTGCCGCCGGTGCGCCGCAACGTCGCCATGGCATTCGAGGGCTATTCACTCTATCCGCCGCTGACGGTGCGCGAGAACATCGCCTTTGCGCTGAAGGCCTCGAAGCTCTCGCAGGGCGTCGTCGACGAGAAGGTGGCCAGTATCGCCAAACTGCTCGAAATCGAGGACATTCTCGGGCGCTATCCGAGCTCGATCTCCGGCGGCCAGCAGCAGCGCGCCTCGCTCGGGCGGGCGCTGATCCGCGACGCCAACCTGCACCTGCTCGACGAGCCGATGGGACAGCTCGAGCCGCAGCTTCGGGCGCTGCTTCGCGGCCGCATCAAGCACTTCATCAAGGAGCGCGGGCTGACGGCGATCCTCGTGACCCACGACCAAACCGAAGCGAACGCGCTTGCCGACCGCATCGCGGTCATGGAGGGCGGCGTGCTGCAACAGTTCGATACGCCGCAGAAGATCAAGGAGCGGCCGGCCAATCTGTTCACCGGCACCTTCGTCGGCGAGCCGCCGATGAACGTCTTTGAGGCCAGCGTCACCGGCTCGGACAGCAAGATGGCCTTTGGGCTCAAGGACGGCGTGCGGCTCGAATATGCGGCGTCGGATTTCTCGCATGCGGTGCGCGACGAACTCATCAAGCGGCAGAAGGTGGTGCTCGGAATCCGGCCCTATTCGGTGCGCCGCAGCGCTGATGGTGTGACGGGCCGCGTCGCCGTCAACCAGTGGCTCGGCGACCAGACCCATATCGCCGCGGACTTTGCCGGCGGCACCATGGTGCTGGTCGAGCACGATCGCACGGAGCTCGATGTCGGCCAGCCGATCGGCATTCATCTCGATCCGTCGAGCCTGCATGTGTTCGATGGCGAGAGCGGACGGGCGATCAGTCACGGACAGGAGCTCGCCTGA